In Nitrospirota bacterium, a single genomic region encodes these proteins:
- a CDS encoding VCBS repeat-containing protein — MKKIIVLFLFVLFLGSAAIAADKPLGVEEFTSVEELAVSLSTYFPKAQGDVKAVQGDRLTLSLAKKDGIIPGMMLTLWRDGKEILHPVTNAVIGRAEDEIGTIEVTSVGEASSTAIMKKKLKDPAVGDRARITPRRINLAVLPIQPDHPEIVRTLVERLNEFGRFNVLDPDKVYAFVRNSKTMGTSTVKELGTAFGLDAVISLGMYPSEGRLMVTARIFYTEDASQLDTIVAMLNLQSKKTSLGEIKPYFVPVKEESTISAELPFVAQSFVSADFEGDGRLEYAFSDGTRVHVYRNEPSGWREVWTEIPAHKPGAVMEWQGQTTVTEEINAIQLINLDAADINGNGRPELFVTAMVNGKVVSWVIEFQDGAYRRSADVPGFLRVVNYPGKGTILLGQAYDPATFYAGQPRQYVWSQGKYTPGEELALPKGLPLYGWTYANVGERQPLLVALDEDDRLVVYSGDMMAWKSADTYPIMDFYVYKPVTGISAALGKQPDKGQRERLRGRVVALDLNGDGKDEILVPKNTTSLLLGGFTGAELYGMGWTGARFDTVWSNKGVPGPVYDFRALPSGQGAGIAALVRTKGGLFTKDQQQVMTFTIK; from the coding sequence ATGAAGAAGATCATAGTTCTGTTTCTGTTCGTCCTGTTCCTCGGTTCAGCAGCAATCGCCGCGGACAAGCCGCTCGGCGTCGAGGAGTTCACGTCGGTGGAGGAGCTCGCCGTGTCCCTGTCGACGTACTTCCCCAAGGCCCAGGGCGACGTGAAGGCCGTTCAGGGCGACCGTCTGACGCTGTCGCTCGCGAAGAAGGACGGCATCATCCCCGGCATGATGCTCACGCTCTGGCGCGACGGCAAGGAGATCCTGCACCCCGTGACGAACGCGGTGATCGGAAGGGCCGAGGACGAGATCGGCACGATCGAGGTGACCAGCGTCGGCGAGGCGTCCTCGACGGCAATCATGAAGAAAAAGCTGAAGGACCCGGCGGTCGGAGACCGGGCGCGGATCACTCCCCGGCGGATCAACCTCGCGGTCCTTCCGATCCAGCCGGACCATCCGGAGATCGTCCGGACCCTCGTCGAGCGGTTGAACGAGTTCGGCAGGTTCAACGTGCTCGACCCGGACAAAGTGTATGCCTTCGTGAGGAACAGCAAGACCATGGGCACCTCCACGGTGAAGGAACTGGGGACCGCCTTCGGCCTGGACGCCGTCATTTCCCTCGGCATGTATCCTTCCGAGGGCAGGCTCATGGTGACCGCGCGGATCTTCTACACCGAGGACGCGAGCCAGCTCGACACGATCGTGGCCATGCTCAATCTCCAGTCCAAAAAGACTTCGCTCGGCGAGATCAAGCCCTACTTCGTCCCCGTGAAGGAGGAAAGTACGATCAGCGCGGAACTGCCCTTTGTGGCACAGTCCTTTGTTTCCGCGGATTTCGAAGGCGACGGCAGACTGGAATATGCCTTTTCCGACGGGACCAGGGTCCATGTGTACCGGAACGAACCCTCGGGCTGGCGCGAGGTATGGACCGAGATCCCCGCGCACAAGCCTGGCGCAGTCATGGAGTGGCAGGGCCAGACCACGGTCACCGAGGAAATCAATGCGATCCAGCTCATCAATCTCGATGCCGCGGACATCAACGGCAATGGACGGCCGGAGCTTTTCGTGACGGCCATGGTGAACGGAAAGGTCGTCTCGTGGGTCATCGAGTTCCAGGACGGCGCCTACCGCCGCAGTGCCGATGTTCCGGGTTTCCTGCGCGTCGTCAACTACCCGGGCAAGGGTACGATCCTGCTCGGACAGGCGTACGATCCGGCGACCTTCTATGCCGGACAGCCGAGGCAGTATGTCTGGTCCCAGGGGAAATACACGCCCGGCGAGGAACTCGCATTGCCGAAGGGACTGCCGCTCTACGGATGGACCTACGCGAATGTCGGAGAGCGCCAGCCGCTGCTCGTCGCGCTCGACGAAGATGACCGGCTGGTTGTCTATTCCGGCGATATGATGGCATGGAAGAGCGCGGACACCTATCCCATCATGGACTTTTATGTGTACAAGCCCGTTACGGGCATCTCCGCGGCGCTCGGGAAACAGCCGGACAAGGGCCAGCGTGAGCGGCTCAGAGGCAGGGTGGTGGCTCTCGACCTGAACGGAGACGGCAAGGATGAGATCCTCGTGCCCAAGAACACAACCTCGCTGCTCCTCGGCGGGTTCACGGGCGCTGAACTGTACGGCATGGGCTGGACCGGGGCGCGGTTCGACACGGTCTGGAGCAACAAGGGCGTGCCCGGCCCCGTCTACGACTTCCGCGCCCTGCCCTCGGGCCAGGGAGCCGGGATCGCGGCGCTGGTCAGGACGAAGGGCGGCCTGTTCACCAAGGACCAGCAGCAGGTGATGACCTTTACCATAAAGTGA
- a CDS encoding alpha-amylase/4-alpha-glucanotransferase domain-containing protein, which produces MPKVQFIFAIHNHQPVGNFDFVAEEAYRKSYLPFIELLERHPRIRVTLHYTGILYRYFEKHHPDFIDRLKRLAADGRAEILSGGFYEPILAVLPDEDKVGQIRALSAYIGRVIGRQPEGMWLAERVWEPHMPKFISAAGINHVVVDDFHFKMAGLHDDELDGYYLTEEQDAVVRIFPGSERLRYLIPFHQPEETIAHLSGLRSPERNRLAVMADDGEKFGVWPETYRSVYEEGWLERFFTLIEQNAGWLETTTFSGYLQKEPALGRIYLPTASYMEMGEWSLPPRAMKEYDDVLARAKSGPDFDLIRPFIKGGFWRNFLSKYPESNHMHKRMLMVSRKVREAIDTGRKGSEASRMVDHLYQSQCNDAYWHGVFGGLYLPHLRSAVYEHLIQAEYLADKALKTGRAEGAGGKGTTRKEKASWLDIEAGDFDADGREEVMLNSELLNLFVDPADGGRLAELDWKPRSFNLANTLTRRNEVYHEKLLQLARDAAAGQSGGGAKTIHERVAVKEEGLQDHLTYDRYSRGSLLDHFLGSGADLEGFMRSDYPEAGDFLTGAYVMRSKKTGSRSSVVLERDGAVSGLAVKLHKEISLAGGAPEFTVHYEITNRSKEELNASFGSEFNISLLAGNAPDRYYDIPGHVLDRRNLASTGETNNVSRVSLVDEWLKLKLTLAFSQPAALWRAPVETVSQSEAGFERVYQSSMVMPLWRISLRPGAAWETTITVAIE; this is translated from the coding sequence ATGCCCAAAGTCCAATTCATCTTTGCGATCCACAACCATCAGCCCGTCGGGAACTTCGATTTCGTTGCGGAAGAGGCGTATCGCAAGTCCTACCTTCCGTTCATTGAACTGCTGGAGCGCCACCCGCGGATCAGGGTAACCCTTCACTACACGGGCATTCTCTATCGCTACTTTGAGAAGCATCATCCCGATTTCATCGACCGGCTCAAGCGGCTCGCGGCGGACGGAAGGGCGGAGATCCTCTCCGGCGGGTTCTACGAACCGATCCTCGCCGTGCTGCCCGACGAAGACAAGGTCGGCCAGATCCGCGCGCTGTCGGCTTATATCGGCCGCGTGATCGGCCGGCAGCCGGAAGGCATGTGGCTCGCGGAGCGCGTCTGGGAGCCGCATATGCCCAAGTTCATTTCAGCGGCCGGCATCAATCACGTTGTGGTGGACGACTTCCACTTCAAGATGGCCGGCCTCCACGACGACGAGCTCGACGGCTATTATCTGACGGAAGAGCAGGACGCGGTGGTGCGTATCTTCCCGGGGAGCGAGCGGTTGCGCTACCTGATCCCGTTCCATCAGCCCGAGGAGACGATCGCCCATCTTTCCGGGCTCCGCTCCCCGGAGCGGAACAGGCTGGCGGTCATGGCCGATGACGGGGAAAAGTTCGGCGTCTGGCCGGAGACCTACCGGTCCGTATACGAAGAAGGCTGGCTCGAGCGGTTCTTTACCCTGATCGAGCAGAATGCCGGCTGGCTCGAGACCACGACCTTTTCCGGGTATTTGCAGAAGGAGCCGGCGCTTGGAAGGATCTACCTGCCCACGGCATCCTACATGGAAATGGGCGAGTGGTCGCTCCCGCCGCGTGCCATGAAGGAGTACGACGACGTCCTGGCCAGGGCGAAGAGCGGCCCTGACTTCGATTTGATCCGTCCCTTCATCAAGGGCGGTTTCTGGCGGAATTTTCTCTCCAAGTACCCGGAAAGCAACCACATGCACAAGCGCATGCTGATGGTGAGCCGCAAGGTGCGCGAGGCGATCGATACGGGAAGGAAAGGCTCCGAGGCATCGCGCATGGTCGACCATTTGTACCAGTCCCAGTGCAATGACGCGTACTGGCACGGCGTGTTCGGGGGGCTCTACCTGCCCCACCTGAGGTCGGCCGTGTACGAGCATCTGATCCAGGCGGAGTATCTTGCGGACAAGGCGCTCAAGACGGGCAGGGCGGAAGGGGCAGGGGGCAAGGGGACAACCCGGAAAGAAAAGGCGTCCTGGCTCGATATCGAGGCCGGGGATTTCGACGCGGACGGCCGCGAAGAAGTGATGCTGAACTCCGAGCTCCTGAACCTCTTTGTCGATCCGGCAGACGGCGGCAGGCTCGCCGAGCTGGACTGGAAGCCCCGCTCCTTCAACCTTGCGAATACGCTGACCCGGAGGAACGAGGTCTATCACGAGAAACTGCTCCAGCTGGCAAGGGACGCTGCGGCAGGCCAGTCCGGGGGCGGCGCGAAAACGATCCATGAGCGGGTTGCCGTGAAGGAGGAGGGGCTTCAGGACCACCTCACGTACGACCGGTACAGCCGCGGGTCGCTCCTCGACCATTTCCTGGGATCGGGCGCGGACCTCGAGGGCTTCATGCGGTCCGACTATCCCGAGGCCGGCGATTTTCTCACCGGCGCGTACGTGATGCGATCGAAAAAGACGGGCTCCCGGTCATCGGTGGTCCTTGAGCGCGACGGAGCCGTTTCCGGGCTGGCCGTGAAGCTCCACAAAGAGATCTCGCTCGCCGGCGGAGCTCCGGAGTTCACGGTCCACTACGAGATCACGAACCGCAGCAAAGAAGAATTGAATGCCAGTTTCGGCTCGGAGTTCAACATTTCGCTCCTTGCCGGGAACGCCCCCGACCGCTACTACGACATCCCGGGGCATGTGCTGGACAGGAGGAACCTCGCGTCCACGGGCGAAACGAACAATGTGAGCCGGGTGAGCCTCGTCGACGAGTGGCTCAAGCTCAAGCTGACGCTCGCCTTCAGCCAGCCGGCCGCGCTCTGGCGGGCGCCGGTGGAGACCGTCTCTCAGTCCGAAGCGGGATTCGAGCGCGTGTACCAGAGCTCGATGGTGATGCCTCTCTGGCGCATATCGCTCAGGCCGGGCGCGGCCTGGGAAACGACGATCACGGTTGCCATCGAGTAA
- a CDS encoding isoprenyl transferase, with protein sequence MKTKHPTIEELRARVDGAGLPKHVAIIMDGNGRWALRKGLPRLAGHKRGVETVRRVTEECRRLGISVLTLYAFSDENWGRPKEEVGFLMDLLGTFLKAEITTMKTNGIRFRAIGRIERLPASARTWIEKAMAETADNTGMVLNLALSYGGRGEILEAIRRLWSANGSALVVTEEAFSACLDTAGLPDPDLIIRTSGEKRISNFLLWQAAYAELYFTDTLWPDFAEMDLLAALADYQGRQRRFGLTQDQLVRK encoded by the coding sequence ATGAAGACAAAACATCCGACGATTGAAGAACTGCGCGCCCGGGTCGATGGGGCCGGACTTCCGAAGCATGTCGCGATCATCATGGACGGCAACGGGCGTTGGGCGCTGCGAAAAGGGCTGCCGCGGCTCGCGGGGCACAAGCGCGGCGTCGAGACCGTGCGGCGCGTGACCGAAGAGTGCAGGCGGCTCGGCATATCGGTGCTGACGCTCTATGCCTTTTCCGACGAGAACTGGGGCAGGCCCAAGGAGGAGGTGGGATTCCTCATGGACCTGCTCGGCACATTCCTGAAGGCCGAGATCACCACGATGAAGACGAACGGCATCCGGTTCCGGGCCATCGGCAGGATCGAACGCCTGCCGGCATCGGCCAGGACCTGGATCGAGAAGGCCATGGCGGAGACCGCGGACAACACGGGAATGGTGCTGAACCTGGCGCTCTCCTACGGCGGCCGCGGCGAGATCCTCGAGGCGATCAGGCGGCTGTGGTCCGCAAACGGATCGGCATTGGTCGTCACCGAGGAGGCTTTTTCGGCATGCCTCGACACCGCGGGCCTGCCCGATCCCGACCTCATCATCCGAACGAGCGGCGAAAAGCGCATCAGCAACTTCCTTCTATGGCAGGCCGCCTATGCCGAGCTTTATTTCACCGACACGCTCTGGCCTGACTTCGCAGAGATGGACCTCCTGGCCGCGCTCGCGGACTACCAGGGCAGGCAGCGGCGTTTCGGTCTGACCCAGGACCAGCTCGTCCGCAAGTAG
- a CDS encoding methyltransferase domain-containing protein, with translation MLFRRKRIKKLSLYAESLNGKNGLEIGGPSHIFTDRGLIPLYRVMGGIDGCNFCEQTIWQGTLKQGAGNYQYHNKRPGGYQYLLEATGLHGIAPGTYDAVLSSHCIEHSANPIKALSEWIRVLKTGGMLVLVVPHKDGTFDHKRPLTTLEHLILDYDRSTGEGDLGHLPEILEHHDLAMDPPSGDFESFRRRSLQNIENRCLHQHVFDTDLVVRIVDYSGLEILDLQTVLPYHIIVLARKNSGIRHDNSSFLSSSASYQRTSPFSSDRNAR, from the coding sequence ATGCTGTTTCGAAGGAAGCGAATAAAAAAACTTTCGCTCTACGCTGAGTCTCTGAACGGGAAGAACGGGCTCGAGATTGGCGGACCTTCGCACATCTTTACCGATCGCGGACTGATCCCGCTCTACCGGGTCATGGGAGGCATTGACGGCTGTAACTTCTGTGAACAGACAATATGGCAGGGAACGCTTAAGCAGGGGGCCGGAAATTACCAATATCACAATAAGAGGCCCGGCGGGTATCAATACCTGCTCGAGGCGACAGGCCTGCACGGCATTGCCCCGGGAACATATGACGCAGTACTGTCGAGCCACTGTATCGAGCATAGCGCAAATCCAATCAAGGCCCTGTCTGAGTGGATCAGGGTCTTGAAGACCGGCGGCATGCTGGTGCTGGTTGTTCCTCATAAGGACGGGACCTTCGATCATAAGAGGCCCCTGACGACGCTGGAACATCTTATTTTGGATTATGATCGGTCGACCGGGGAGGGCGACCTCGGACATCTCCCGGAGATACTGGAACATCATGATCTGGCTATGGACCCGCCCTCGGGAGATTTCGAATCATTCCGGCGGCGGTCCCTGCAGAACATTGAGAACCGCTGCCTGCATCAGCATGTGTTCGATACCGATCTCGTCGTACGCATTGTGGACTACTCGGGTCTTGAGATCCTGGACCTGCAAACAGTCCTGCCCTATCACATCATCGTGCTCGCACGGAAGAATTCCGGCATCAGGCACGACAACTCGTCCTTTCTGTCGTCATCGGCTTCGTACCAGAGAACATCCCCGTTCTCGTCAGACAGGAATGCGCGGTAA
- a CDS encoding methyltransferase domain-containing protein, which yields MTTENEYYSNIRKDILPLLPAQLNRVLEVGCGTGNTLAWLKENRGCEWIGGVEMNRAAATQAAAKLDALYQGNIEQLDLPILPSTLDLILCLDVLEHLVDPWQVTSSLQRLLKPGGSLIISVPNIRNRRILFPLLFKGKWEYTEAGILDKTHLRFFVRETAIKLVESAGFDVDMIRTTGLERKTKKSRIFISLLPESIRSFLILQYVIRGIKPLSGGPPLKGHLKREHSSMRFSRL from the coding sequence ATGACCACAGAGAACGAATACTATTCTAATATAAGAAAAGATATTTTGCCGTTGTTGCCTGCTCAGCTCAATCGGGTCCTGGAAGTCGGCTGCGGTACCGGGAACACTTTAGCATGGCTGAAGGAAAATCGCGGGTGCGAGTGGATTGGCGGTGTGGAAATGAACCGTGCGGCCGCAACTCAAGCAGCGGCCAAACTGGATGCTTTATACCAGGGGAACATCGAACAACTCGATCTTCCGATACTCCCTTCAACGTTGGACCTCATTCTCTGCCTGGATGTTCTTGAACACCTGGTAGATCCCTGGCAGGTCACCTCGAGTCTCCAGAGGTTACTCAAGCCCGGCGGCTCGCTGATCATTAGTGTTCCAAACATCAGGAACAGAAGGATCCTCTTCCCGCTTCTGTTCAAGGGAAAATGGGAATATACTGAAGCTGGGATTCTCGATAAAACGCATTTGCGGTTTTTTGTTCGGGAAACCGCAATAAAGCTTGTTGAATCTGCAGGTTTTGATGTCGATATGATTCGTACTACCGGTCTGGAGCGCAAAACAAAAAAATCGAGGATCTTTATTTCCCTGCTTCCGGAATCGATCCGGTCCTTTCTTATACTTCAATATGTCATACGAGGAATCAAGCCTCTCTCAGGGGGACCTCCGTTGAAGGGCCATTTGAAAAGAGAACACTCGTCCATGCGGTTTTCCCGCCTTTAA